CTTCACGACCTTCCCGCAGCTCGCCGGCATCCGGTTCACGCACCGCTGGGGCGGGGCGATCGACACCTGCACGCGCTTCTGCGCCTTCTTCGGCACCGCGTACGGCGGCCGCGTGGCCTACGCGCTGGGCTACACCGGCCTCGGGGTCGGCGCGACGCGCTTCGGCGCCGACGTGATGCTCGACCTGCTGGCGGGCGAGGACACCGAGCGGACGCGACTCGCGCTGGTGCGCCGGCGACCGCTGCCGTTCCCGCCGGAGCCGGTCGCGTGGATCGGCATCCAGGTCACCCGCTGGTCGCTCGCGCGGGCCGATGCCCGCGGTGGCCGGCGCAACCTGTGGCTGCGCCTGCTCGACCGCCTCGGCCTCGGGTTCGACTCGTGAGCCGGCTGCTCGGGTCGGTGCACGAGCTCGCGTGCGACGACGACGTCCCGCCGGGCGAGGAGGTCCTCGACGGTTCACCCACGGCCGCCGTCGCCGAGCTGGGGACGGTCGGCGGTGCCGAGGTCGGGATCTGGGAGATGACACCCGGGACCGCCCGCGACGTCGAGGCCGACGAGCTCTTCGTCGTGGTCTCCGGCCACGCCACCGTCACCTTCGACGACGACGAGGTCGTCGAGCTCCGTGCCGGCTCCGTCGTCCGCCTCGCCGCCGGCGACCGCACGACGTGGGTCGTCCACGACACCCTCCGCAAGGTCTACGTCACCCCTCGGGACCCGCAGCATTCCGTCGTACAAGGAGAGATCCCGTGACCCGCAACAACCTCGTGCGCGCCGGCGCACTGCTCCTGGCCTGCTCGGTCGCCGCCGTCGGGTGCGGGCGCTCGGCGGACGACCCGTCCACCTCCCGCACGGCGGGCGACCTCAGGCCGACGACCGCGGCGGCGACCAAGGACGCGGACGCGATCACCTGGGCGGTCTACCGCGACGTGCAGACGATCGACCCGCTCTACGTCTTCGACTACCCCGACAACACGGCCCTCACGCTCTTCTGCGAGTCGCTGCTGCGCACCCAGCCGGACGGCACGATCGCCGACGGGATCGCCTCGCTGTCGCGCACGGACCCGACCACCGTCGTGCTGGACGTCAACGCCGACGCGACCTTCTGGGACGGCAGCCCGGTCACCGCCGACGACGTCGTCTACAGCCTCGAGCGGCAACGTGACCCCGAGCTCGGCGGCTTCTACGGCCAGGCCTTCAGCCGGGTCGACACCATCGAGGCCACCGGGGACCGCCAGGTGACCCTCACCCTGAAGCAGGCCGACTACTGGCTCGACGGCGAGCTGGCATCGGTGCCCGGCATCGTCGTGCAGAAGAAGTACGTCGAGGCGAAGGGCGCCGACTACGGCACCCCGTCCGGCGGCGTCATGTGCTCGGGTGCCTACCGCTTCGACTCCTGGTCGCCCGCCTCCGGCGTGGTCGCCGTCCCCAACGACGACTACTGGGGAGAGGCCGACGCGCGGGTCGCGAAGATCACCGTCAAGGGCGTCGTCGACGAGGCGGCGCTCACCTCGGCCCTGATCGCGGGCGAGATCGGCGGCACCTACCCGCCGGCGATCTCCACCCTGCCGGTGCTCGAGGACAACGACGCGGTCACCGTCACCCAGGGCCCGGGCTACGCCACGGCCGCGCTCGTCATCAGCAACCTGAAGGGCACGCTGGGCGACGTCAAGGTGCGCCAGGCCCTGTCCCTCGCCCTGGACCGCGACGGCATCGTCGAGAACGTCTACCACGGTGCGGCGACCGACGCCCGCTGGCTGGCCAACCCCGGCACCTTCGCCTCGGCGCGCGAGACCTACCAGGCGGCGTACGACGACAGCCCGGCGCTGGAACAGGACCTCGACAGGGCGAAGGCGCTCGTCGAGGAGGCCGGCGCGAAGGGCCGGACGATCACGATCGGCATGTCCTCGGCGATCCCGGACATCGCCTACACCGCCGGCGCCTTCAGGACGGCCGCCGAGAAGATCGGCCTCGAGGTGGAGTTCGAGTCGGTGTCCGCCGACGCGTTCATCAACTTCTTCATCGACCCCAAGGCGCGGGAGGGGGTCGACGCCTTTCCGACTGTCACCTACGGCGACTACGCCGACCCGGCGGCACTGTCGGCGACGGTCGTGCTGCCCGACGGGGCGCAGAACTACTCCGGCTTCGACGACCCGGAGGTCACCCGGCTGATGGAGGAGGCACGCGGCACCGAGGACGCCGAGGCCCGCGCCGAGCTCGTCATCGAGGCGCAGCAGCGCACGATGGAGCTGCTGCCGTGGATCCCGACGGCCCAGCCGAACGCGGTCGTGGTCACCGGCAAGGACCTGACCGGGGCCGTGTCCTCCTTCGCCTACATGTCCGCCCCGTGGGCCGAGCACCTCGGAGCGCGCTGACCATGCGGATCGGATACCTGTTGCGCCGGGTGGCGATGCTGGCGGTCACGCTCCTCGTCGCCAGCTTCGCGATCTTCACGGCGACCTACCTCGCGCCGGGCAACCCGCTCGCGGCGCTGTCGGGCGGCAAGTCGCTGTCGCCCGAGGCCCAGGCGGCGCTCGAGCAGCGCTATCACCTCGACGAGCCCTTCCTGGCGCAGTACGGCCACTGGCTCGCCGGTGCGCTGCGCGGCGACCTCGGGGTGTCCATCCCGCTGCACGAGGACGTGTCCTCGCTGATCGCTGACCGCGCGCTGATCACCCTCACCCTCGTCCTGTACGCAGCCCTCCTCATCGTGGTGATCGGCATCGGCCTCGGCCTGCTCGCCGGCCTCCGCCCGGGCTGGATCGACTCGTCGGTGCTGGTGGTCTCGTCGATGGCGGCGGCGGTGCCCGCCTTCGTGGCGGCCATC
Above is a genomic segment from Nocardioides aromaticivorans containing:
- a CDS encoding cupin domain-containing protein, with the protein product MSRLLGSVHELACDDDVPPGEEVLDGSPTAAVAELGTVGGAEVGIWEMTPGTARDVEADELFVVVSGHATVTFDDDEVVELRAGSVVRLAAGDRTTWVVHDTLRKVYVTPRDPQHSVVQGEIP
- a CDS encoding ABC transporter substrate-binding protein — protein: MTRNNLVRAGALLLACSVAAVGCGRSADDPSTSRTAGDLRPTTAAATKDADAITWAVYRDVQTIDPLYVFDYPDNTALTLFCESLLRTQPDGTIADGIASLSRTDPTTVVLDVNADATFWDGSPVTADDVVYSLERQRDPELGGFYGQAFSRVDTIEATGDRQVTLTLKQADYWLDGELASVPGIVVQKKYVEAKGADYGTPSGGVMCSGAYRFDSWSPASGVVAVPNDDYWGEADARVAKITVKGVVDEAALTSALIAGEIGGTYPPAISTLPVLEDNDAVTVTQGPGYATAALVISNLKGTLGDVKVRQALSLALDRDGIVENVYHGAATDARWLANPGTFASARETYQAAYDDSPALEQDLDRAKALVEEAGAKGRTITIGMSSAIPDIAYTAGAFRTAAEKIGLEVEFESVSADAFINFFIDPKAREGVDAFPTVTYGDYADPAALSATVVLPDGAQNYSGFDDPEVTRLMEEARGTEDAEARAELVIEAQQRTMELLPWIPTAQPNAVVVTGKDLTGAVSSFAYMSAPWAEHLGAR